A window of the Zootoca vivipara chromosome 14, rZooViv1.1, whole genome shotgun sequence genome harbors these coding sequences:
- the LOC132593187 gene encoding uncharacterized protein LOC132593187 — MGRLIRCLRRLFRRCHRVAPQQSPEQPVAPVLRFHIPSPGDILRPLEHFRDRPLTLALALEALLQLTTMRPKFSCDMISAILHRTMEAVLQGPEKEEEREELKRHFRLLLGSLLMEAPNPGTLLQLLSDLRGYALGESGEAQKLAASSISLLLAVARKFPRLRMTVVRPDLACFHLKPEGEPHTMETANYLVSYLPKTHF, encoded by the exons ATGGGCAGGCT GATCAGGTGCTTAAGGCGCCTGTTCAGGCGCTGCCACAGGGTGGCCCCCCAGCAAAGCCCAGAGCAGCCCGTGGCACCAG ttctgcGGTTCCACATCCCTTCCCCAGGG GACATCTTGAGGcccttggagcacttcagggatCGCCCCCTGACCCTGGCCCTTGCCTTGGAGGCCCTCCTCCAGCTAAC TACCATGAGGCCCAAATTCAGCTGCGATATGATCAGTGCGATCCTCCATAGGACCATGGAGGCAGTTCTTCAGGgcccagaaaaggaggaggaaagagag GAGCTGAAGCGCCACTTCCGTCTCCTCCTTGGAAGTCTCCTTATGGAAGCCCCCAATCCGGGCACCCTCCTGCAACTTTTAAGT gacCTGCGAGGATACgccctgggggaaagtggggaggctCAAAAACTAGCGGCCAGCAGCATATCGTTGCTGCTGGCCGTTGCCCGGAAATTTCCTCGCCTCCGA atgaCGGTAGTTCGGCCGGACCTGGCCTGCTTCCACCTGAAGCCGGAAGGTGAGCCCCACACTATGGAGACAGCAAACTACCTTGTCTCTTATTTGCCCAAGACCCACTTCTGA